A window of Dehalococcoidia bacterium genomic DNA:
ATAGGCAGCCCCGGCCATCAGCGGGCCAGAACGCGCTAGCGGCTGGCTCCCGGTCTAGCTCGCCGCTGCCCCGTTTGCATCACTGCCAGCTTGCCTGCGCTGGGGGCTAACCGGAGGCAGGTCGAGGGCGCGGCAGACCGCCGGGATAAGCAATTCGTCGATGTCGGGCTTGTGGATCAGGACTATGCCGAGCTCCTTGGCCTGTACTTTGACCCAGGGGTAGGTCGCCTCGCCGGTCTGCATGATGATCGGGACGTCGGGGCCGCGGTGCTTGCGCACGGCCTCGATCACGTGCCAGCCGGTGCGCTTGGGCATGTCCAGGTCCGTGATCAGCAGGTGCAGGGGGTTCGTCAGGTCTCGGACGTAGTCGATG
This region includes:
- a CDS encoding response regulator, translating into MLLAEDFPDFMERLLDLLAPFGLNIAAASNGADAIDYVRDLTNPLHLLITDLDMPKRTGWHVIEAVRKHRGPDVPIIMQTGEATYPWVKVQAKELGIVLIHKPDIDELLIPAVCRALDLPPVSPQRRQAGSDANGAAAS